The Micromonospora sp. NBC_01740 genome includes a window with the following:
- a CDS encoding DUF1232 domain-containing protein, with product MSREAWIVVGVVAVVTLVGAVVLAVRVIRTRRLLGTLGLNGKLAFYGAMLYTVLPIDLLPDPIYLDDMAVLTGALLYLGRLVRQRRAASAPLPGAPDAPSGADRADRRVP from the coding sequence ATGTCCAGGGAGGCGTGGATCGTCGTCGGCGTCGTGGCGGTCGTCACGTTGGTCGGCGCGGTGGTGCTGGCCGTCCGCGTGATCCGCACCCGCCGCCTGCTCGGCACGCTCGGGCTGAACGGCAAGCTCGCCTTCTACGGGGCGATGCTCTACACCGTCCTGCCGATCGACCTGCTTCCCGACCCCATCTACCTGGACGACATGGCGGTGCTGACCGGCGCGCTGCTCTACCTGGGTCGGCTGGTCCGGCAGCGCCGCGCCGCGAGCGCGCCGCTGCCCGGGGCACCCGACGCGCCGTCCGGCGCCGACCGGGCGGACCGTCGCGTGCCATGA